In a genomic window of Xenopus laevis strain J_2021 chromosome 5S, Xenopus_laevis_v10.1, whole genome shotgun sequence:
- the hes1.S gene encoding transcription factor HES-1-B, with translation MPADVMEKNSSSPVAATPASVSNTPDKPKTASEHRKSSKPIMEKRRRARINESLGQLKTLILDALKKDSSRHSKLEKADILEMTVKHLRNLQRVQMTAALSTDPSVLGKYRAGFSECMNEVTRFLSTCEGVNTDVRTRLLGHLANCVNQIHAMNYPAQPQIPSAAAPHPAYGQPMVQLPAAAPQSSPAPIACKMGGPPVEAAKVYGGFQLVPASDGQFAFLITNPAFPQNGSVIPLYTNSNVGTALPPSVSPSVMPSVTADSVWRPW, from the exons ATGCCGGCTGATGTGATGGAGAAGAACTCCTCATCCCCAGTGGCTGCCACTCCGGCCAGTGTGAGCAATACCCCGGATAAACCCAAAACTGCCTccgagcacagaaag TCCTCCAAGCCCATCATGGAGAAGAGAAGGAGAGCCCGGATCAACGAGAGCCTCGGGCAACTCAAAACCCTCATCCTGGATGCGCTCAAGAAAGAT AGCTCCCGGCACTCCAAGCTAGAGAAGGCTGATATACTAGAGATGACAGTAAAGCACCTGAGGAACCTGCAGCGGGTACAGATGACTG CTGCACTGAGTACAGACCCTTCAGTACTGGGCAAGTACAGAGCTGGATTTAGCGAGTGCATGAATGAAGTAACTCGATTCTTGTCTACCTGTGAAGGGGTCAACACAGATGTCCGGACCCGACTCCTGGGGCATCTTGCCAACTGCGTGAATCAGATACATGCCATGAATTACCCTGCCCAGCCTCAGATCCCTTCTGCAGCCGCACCCCATCCTGCCTATGGACAGCCTATGGTCCAGCTCCCAGCAGCAGCTCCACAGAGCAGCCCAGCTCCCATTGCTTGCAAGATGGGTGGTCCACCAGTAGAAGCTGCCAAAGTGTATGGAGGCTTCCAGCTTGTGCCAGCTTCAGATGGACAGTTTGCCTTCCTGATCACAAACCCAGCTTTCCCTCAGAACGGATCTGTCATTCCTTTATACACCAACTCCAATGTGGGCACTGCACTGCCACCTTCAGTGTCTCCTTCAGTAATGCCATCAGTCACAGCTGACTCTGTTTGGAGGCCCTGGTAA